One segment of Herbaspirillum hiltneri N3 DNA contains the following:
- the pbpC gene encoding penicillin-binding protein 1C, whose product MNVNLRRHMVAVSAAFLLGVPGIVLAVPGFAEVQQSFRSSEASMVDRHGELIQQLRLNPNERRLSWIALEDISPALRNALIASEDRRFYQHSGVDWNAVAASAWGNLWNTRTRGASTITMQLAGLIYDDLRRKSSARSMTQKVSQVFIAQSLERNWRKDQILEAYLNLVSFRGELVGVHALSRVLFGKHPSGLNQSEAAIAVALIRAPNARPAKVSERACAILKEQQAPQECNGLQGRTELVLARATAKGEVSGAATAPQLAPHLGRKLLKDAGKTIRSTLDAATQRFASDALRQQLSALVERNIEDGAVVVIDNASGDVLAWVGSSGSLSGAAQVDGVQALRQAGSTLKPFLYELAIEKKWLTAASLLDDSPVNLATSAGLYIPQNYDKQFKGLVSMRTALGSSLNIPAVRTLVTVTPERFFRRLQSLGFNLRESGDYYGYSLALGSADVSLLSLTNAYRALANQGRYSSVRTAMSDPRAVYQQAMDGSASFIVGDILSDRSARARTFGLENALSTRIWTAVKTGTSKDMRDNWCVGFSSRYTVGVWVGNASGAPMWDVSGVTGAAPVWQEVMQYLHRQSGSQEPARPASVIAQPVQFENQLEAARTEYFLPGTQQSLLRVAKSNGIAPAISYPTPGMLVAIDPDIPPAHQRLRFSAQGLKQGSWVLDGKPLVRTAGKSTGDLGYDWMPWPGRHKLVLQDVNGVVLDQLQFEVRGALVRPPEGKAVKVKGAAAK is encoded by the coding sequence ATGAACGTCAATCTGCGACGGCATATGGTGGCGGTGTCGGCGGCGTTTCTGCTGGGAGTGCCGGGCATCGTGCTGGCCGTTCCCGGCTTCGCCGAAGTGCAGCAGTCGTTCCGCTCGTCGGAGGCGTCGATGGTCGACCGTCACGGCGAACTGATCCAGCAGTTGCGGCTCAACCCCAATGAACGCCGGTTGTCGTGGATTGCATTGGAAGACATCTCGCCGGCGCTGCGCAATGCGCTGATCGCGTCGGAAGACCGGCGCTTCTATCAGCACAGCGGCGTCGACTGGAACGCCGTCGCGGCATCTGCTTGGGGGAATTTGTGGAATACCCGGACGCGCGGTGCATCGACCATCACGATGCAGCTGGCGGGTTTGATTTACGACGACTTGCGGCGCAAGTCGTCGGCGCGTTCAATGACGCAGAAAGTGTCACAAGTGTTCATTGCGCAATCGCTGGAACGCAACTGGCGCAAGGACCAGATACTGGAAGCCTATCTCAACCTGGTCAGTTTTCGCGGAGAGCTGGTCGGCGTGCATGCCTTGTCGCGCGTGTTGTTCGGCAAGCATCCGAGCGGCCTGAACCAGAGCGAAGCGGCGATTGCCGTGGCGCTGATTCGCGCACCCAACGCCAGGCCGGCGAAGGTATCCGAACGCGCCTGCGCGATCTTGAAGGAGCAGCAGGCGCCGCAGGAATGCAACGGCTTGCAGGGCCGTACCGAACTGGTGTTGGCGCGGGCGACGGCGAAGGGTGAAGTCAGCGGTGCCGCGACGGCACCACAACTGGCGCCGCATCTTGGACGCAAGCTGCTCAAGGATGCCGGCAAGACGATCCGTTCGACCCTGGACGCAGCGACCCAGCGCTTTGCCAGCGATGCGTTGCGCCAGCAATTATCGGCGCTGGTCGAGCGCAACATCGAAGACGGTGCGGTGGTCGTGATCGACAACGCCAGCGGCGACGTGCTTGCCTGGGTCGGCTCCAGCGGTTCGCTCTCCGGCGCAGCGCAGGTCGATGGCGTGCAGGCATTGCGCCAGGCCGGTTCGACGCTGAAGCCATTTCTGTATGAACTGGCGATCGAGAAGAAGTGGCTGACGGCCGCCTCGCTGCTCGACGATTCTCCGGTCAATCTGGCCACTTCCGCCGGGCTCTACATTCCTCAAAATTACGACAAGCAGTTCAAGGGGCTGGTCAGCATGCGCACCGCGCTCGGCTCGTCGCTGAACATTCCCGCCGTGCGCACGCTGGTGACGGTGACGCCGGAGAGATTTTTCCGGCGCTTGCAATCGCTCGGTTTCAACCTGCGCGAGTCTGGCGACTATTACGGCTACAGCCTGGCGCTGGGCAGCGCCGACGTCAGCCTGTTGTCGCTCACCAATGCTTACCGCGCGCTGGCCAACCAGGGACGCTACAGCAGCGTGCGCACCGCCATGAGCGATCCGCGCGCGGTCTATCAGCAGGCGATGGACGGCAGCGCATCGTTCATCGTCGGCGACATCCTGTCGGACCGTAGCGCGCGGGCGCGCACCTTCGGTCTGGAGAACGCCTTGTCGACGCGCATCTGGACCGCGGTCAAGACCGGCACGTCGAAGGACATGCGCGACAACTGGTGCGTCGGCTTCTCTTCGCGTTATACGGTCGGGGTGTGGGTCGGCAACGCGTCCGGCGCACCGATGTGGGACGTGTCGGGTGTCACGGGGGCGGCGCCGGTGTGGCAGGAGGTGATGCAGTACCTGCACCGGCAATCGGGTTCGCAGGAACCGGCCAGGCCCGCGTCGGTGATCGCACAGCCGGTGCAGTTCGAGAACCAGCTTGAGGCGGCGCGCACCGAGTATTTTCTGCCCGGCACGCAGCAGTCCTTGCTGCGGGTGGCCAAGTCCAACGGCATTGCGCCGGCCATTTCTTATCCGACGCCCGGCATGCTGGTGGCGATCGATCCCGATATCCCGCCCGCGCACCAGCGTTTGCGCTTCAGCGCGCAGGGCCTGAAGCAGGGAAGCTGGGTGCTCGACGGCAAGCCGCTGGTGCGGACGGCAGGAAAGAGCACTGGTGATCTTGGCTACGACTGGATGCCGTGGCCGGGCAGGCACAAGCTGGTATTGCAGGACGTCAATGGCGTGGTGCTCGACCAGCTGCAGTTCGAAGTGCGCGGGGCGCTGGTGCGACCGCCCGAGGGCAAGGCGGTGAAGGTGAAGGGCGCTGCCGCAAAGTAA
- a CDS encoding alpha-2-macroglobulin family protein: MPLISRTARWISPLQLALAALTALTVLTLFSSSAFAAGITGFSPQGEVAQIRQARASFSEPMIKFGDPKAAAPFDVDCPVAGTSRWADGKNWVYDFERDLPPGTRCSFTLKPGVKAVSGAALGGKSVFRFNTGGPAVIRHMPSGEEIEEEQAFILFQNGAANQDTVRDHLYCEAEGVHERIPVKFVADATRKQLLQEFAKKIDPATVTIVQCQQRLPNDATVRLTWDKGIATPNGIATTMPQTFKFKVRKEFTASLSCERENANAACSPIRPVTMSFSSPVPRKLAEAVELKSSSGKLKPFFEKGNTDETVYGLTFKPPFPENGEFTINLPSGFKDESGRTLSNASAFPLKSRTAGYPPLAKFPAAPFGIIELNADATLPVTLRRVEADLLARGVDGKALPGKVANLKVDGDKGVIAWLTRLNRYHERWGDTSGKTPDTRAIGLLAKEPGVKTLNLPALSDAKDGERPFEVVGIPLKDPGFYVIELESQKLGASLLGKPAPMYVRTSTLVTNLSVHVKLGRENNAVWVTTLDTAKPVADAEVRVSNCKGDEIWRGKTNAIGVATIGKPLEDVCAMGQNQDGAINGLFVSARKTDEKGRADMAFALTSWNDGIESWRFNLPTDRSASSSARAHTIFDRTLFRAGETVSMKHEFRLESMNGFALAGKDKLPTRVRIIHQGSGQEFQFALNWRNQKNAETVFAIPKEAKLGSYEVLLDRGAAKGSVEGAADGDSDESGYGAGTYSSGSFRVEEFRLPLMQGRITPVTGKGKGDALVAPKEVPLDVQLNYINGGGASGQTVRVTSLMRAKPVSFPAYEGYSFDAGSSGEDGAGNDDQKIVADKLPVTLDKNGAGRTTVKSLPVVRTPRELLTEMTYSDPNGEIQTVSNVTAIWPSAVVIGIKGGDWVSVKKKLALTMVALNAAGQPQADVPVEISGESKQTNSHRKRMVGGFYAYENTRSSQNLGTLCSGKTDKHGVLICEVSLTEAGNVELTASGKDANGNASYAKTSVWVTRQGELWFDGENQDRIDILPEKKTYQPGEIAKFQVRMPFRYATALVAVEREGIIDTQVVQLSGQDPTISLPVKGGFAPNVYVSVLAVRGRMREVPWYSFFTWGWKEPINWWHEFKEYQAPGTMVDLAKPAYKFGVAEIAVGSGAHVLKVAVTADKASYPIRSVAKVNVQVTQPDGKPAAGAEIALAAVDEALLELQPNNSWNLLSAMLQRRSYGIETATAQMQVIGKRHYGKKATPAGGGGGKSPTRELFDTLLLWKPYIVLDANGRAQIDVPLNDSLTAFRIVAVAESGAGLFGTGSASIRSSQDVQVISGLPPLVREGDQFSAMVTVRNTTTRAMQIRLNAKASSATPAATIALPDKDVAIPAGEAREVAWPVAVPADVSQLSWEIGAQEQSASPAKDSIRFVQRVLPAIPVTVQQATLFQLDKASSMSVAQPADSLPGRGGLNISLKPSLAGGSEGIRKYFADYPFACLEQRTSKAIGLRDEALWQKIVADLPTYLDADGLAYYFPPSESNARRGSDTLTAYLLAASNEVAYVLPAQSRDKMLDGLAAFVEGKLTRDFWSPKKDLDVRKLAALEALSRYHRVQPSMLGSVQINPNLWPTSAVLDWMAILQRVATIPERDKRLAEADQIIRSRLNYQGTRMGFSDEAGDYWWWLMASGDSNANRLVLTMLNNPAWREDMPKLISGAIQRQQRGHWNTTTANVWGSLALEKFSRAFEAEKVTGTTRVVSDAGSNAHAWSGAGAVGGKLQLPWGTPPPGTLKFSQEGSGKPWITMQSLAAVPLKTPFSSGYRITKTVVAVEQKQQGVYSRGDVLRVTLDVDAQTDMTWVVLSDPIPGGASLLGSGLARDSAITRSGEDDGRSRGSAWLAYEERSFEGYRAYYERMPKGRSSISYTVRLNNAGEFSLPPTRVEAMYAPEMFGEIPNARMSIKAQ; the protein is encoded by the coding sequence ATGCCCCTGATTTCCCGGACCGCGCGTTGGATCTCGCCACTGCAATTGGCTTTGGCTGCATTGACCGCATTGACCGTATTGACACTCTTTTCGTCGTCGGCCTTCGCCGCCGGCATCACCGGGTTTTCACCGCAAGGAGAGGTGGCCCAGATCCGTCAAGCGCGCGCCAGTTTTTCCGAGCCGATGATCAAGTTCGGCGATCCCAAGGCGGCGGCGCCATTCGACGTCGATTGCCCTGTGGCCGGCACTTCGCGCTGGGCCGACGGCAAGAACTGGGTCTACGATTTTGAGCGCGACCTGCCGCCGGGCACTCGTTGCTCCTTCACCTTGAAGCCCGGCGTCAAGGCCGTGTCCGGGGCAGCACTGGGCGGCAAGAGCGTGTTCAGGTTCAACACCGGCGGTCCGGCGGTGATACGCCACATGCCAAGCGGCGAAGAGATCGAAGAAGAACAGGCCTTCATCCTGTTCCAGAACGGCGCCGCCAACCAGGACACCGTGCGTGACCATCTGTATTGCGAAGCCGAAGGCGTGCATGAGCGCATCCCGGTCAAGTTCGTCGCCGACGCCACGCGCAAGCAATTGCTGCAGGAGTTCGCCAAAAAGATTGATCCTGCCACCGTCACCATCGTGCAGTGCCAGCAGCGCCTGCCCAACGACGCCACGGTCCGGCTGACCTGGGACAAGGGCATCGCCACGCCGAACGGTATCGCGACAACGATGCCGCAGACCTTCAAGTTCAAGGTGCGCAAGGAGTTCACCGCGAGCCTCAGTTGCGAGCGTGAAAACGCCAACGCCGCCTGTTCGCCGATCCGTCCCGTGACCATGTCGTTTTCGTCGCCGGTGCCGCGCAAGCTGGCCGAAGCCGTGGAGCTCAAGAGCAGCAGCGGCAAGCTCAAGCCCTTCTTTGAAAAAGGCAACACCGATGAAACCGTCTACGGCCTGACCTTCAAACCGCCGTTCCCCGAGAACGGTGAATTCACCATCAATCTGCCGTCCGGCTTCAAGGATGAGAGCGGCCGTACGCTGAGCAATGCTTCCGCGTTTCCGCTGAAGTCGCGCACCGCCGGCTATCCGCCGCTGGCGAAGTTTCCGGCCGCGCCGTTCGGCATCATCGAACTGAACGCCGACGCCACCTTGCCGGTGACCCTGCGTCGCGTCGAAGCCGATCTGCTGGCGCGCGGCGTCGACGGCAAGGCCTTGCCGGGCAAGGTCGCCAATCTCAAGGTTGACGGCGACAAGGGGGTGATCGCATGGCTCACGCGCCTCAATCGCTACCATGAGCGCTGGGGCGATACCTCCGGCAAGACGCCCGACACGCGCGCGATCGGCTTGCTGGCCAAGGAGCCAGGCGTGAAGACGCTGAACCTGCCGGCTCTGTCCGACGCCAAGGATGGGGAACGGCCGTTTGAAGTGGTCGGCATCCCGCTGAAGGATCCCGGTTTTTACGTGATCGAACTGGAATCGCAGAAACTCGGCGCCTCGCTGCTCGGCAAGCCGGCGCCAATGTATGTGCGCACCAGCACGCTGGTGACCAACCTGTCGGTCCACGTCAAGCTGGGCCGCGAAAACAATGCGGTCTGGGTGACCACGCTCGATACCGCCAAGCCGGTAGCCGACGCCGAGGTGCGCGTTTCCAATTGCAAGGGCGATGAAATCTGGCGCGGCAAGACCAACGCCATCGGCGTGGCGACGATCGGCAAGCCGCTCGAAGATGTCTGCGCCATGGGGCAGAATCAGGACGGCGCCATCAACGGTCTGTTCGTCAGTGCGCGCAAGACCGATGAAAAGGGACGCGCCGACATGGCCTTTGCGCTGACTTCGTGGAACGACGGCATCGAATCGTGGCGCTTCAACCTGCCGACGGATCGCTCGGCAAGCTCCAGCGCTCGCGCCCATACGATCTTCGACCGCACCTTGTTCCGCGCCGGTGAAACGGTATCGATGAAACACGAGTTCCGGCTGGAGAGCATGAACGGATTTGCGCTGGCCGGCAAAGACAAGTTGCCGACGCGCGTGCGCATCATTCATCAGGGCAGCGGGCAGGAATTTCAGTTCGCGCTGAACTGGCGCAATCAGAAAAACGCGGAGACTGTCTTCGCGATTCCCAAGGAAGCCAAGCTCGGCAGCTACGAAGTCTTGCTTGATCGAGGCGCGGCTAAGGGTAGCGTCGAAGGCGCCGCCGACGGCGACTCCGACGAGAGCGGCTATGGCGCCGGCACCTATAGCAGCGGCAGCTTCCGCGTCGAAGAATTCCGCCTGCCGCTGATGCAGGGACGCATCACGCCGGTGACCGGCAAAGGCAAGGGCGACGCCCTGGTGGCGCCGAAGGAAGTGCCGCTCGACGTTCAGCTGAACTACATCAACGGCGGCGGCGCCTCAGGGCAGACCGTGCGGGTCACCAGCCTGATGCGCGCGAAGCCGGTCAGCTTCCCCGCGTATGAAGGCTATTCCTTCGATGCCGGAAGTTCGGGTGAAGACGGCGCCGGCAACGACGACCAGAAAATCGTCGCCGACAAGTTGCCGGTGACGCTCGACAAGAACGGCGCCGGGCGCACCACGGTCAAGTCACTGCCCGTCGTCAGGACGCCGCGCGAGCTACTGACCGAGATGACCTACAGCGATCCGAATGGCGAGATCCAGACGGTCTCGAATGTCACGGCGATATGGCCGTCGGCGGTCGTCATCGGCATCAAGGGCGGCGACTGGGTATCGGTGAAAAAGAAACTGGCGCTGACCATGGTGGCGCTCAATGCCGCCGGCCAGCCGCAAGCCGACGTTCCGGTGGAAATCAGCGGCGAAAGCAAGCAGACCAATTCGCACCGCAAGCGCATGGTCGGCGGCTTCTATGCCTATGAAAACACGCGCTCGTCGCAAAACCTCGGCACGCTGTGCTCGGGCAAGACCGACAAGCACGGCGTGCTGATCTGCGAAGTGTCGTTGACGGAAGCGGGCAACGTCGAGCTGACCGCCAGCGGCAAGGACGCCAACGGCAATGCTTCCTACGCGAAGACTTCGGTATGGGTCACGCGCCAGGGCGAGCTGTGGTTCGATGGTGAAAACCAGGATCGCATCGACATCCTTCCCGAGAAGAAAACCTACCAGCCCGGTGAAATTGCGAAGTTTCAGGTGCGCATGCCATTCCGCTATGCAACGGCTCTGGTTGCCGTGGAGCGCGAAGGCATCATCGACACCCAGGTGGTGCAGTTGAGCGGGCAGGATCCGACCATCAGCCTGCCGGTCAAGGGCGGTTTCGCGCCGAACGTGTATGTATCGGTGCTGGCCGTGCGCGGCCGCATGCGCGAAGTACCGTGGTATTCCTTCTTCACCTGGGGCTGGAAAGAACCGATCAACTGGTGGCATGAATTCAAGGAGTATCAGGCGCCCGGCACCATGGTCGATCTGGCCAAGCCGGCCTACAAATTCGGCGTCGCCGAAATCGCCGTCGGCAGCGGCGCCCATGTGCTCAAGGTCGCCGTGACCGCTGACAAGGCCAGCTATCCGATCCGTTCGGTCGCCAAGGTCAATGTGCAGGTGACGCAGCCCGACGGCAAGCCCGCCGCAGGGGCGGAAATTGCGCTGGCCGCGGTGGATGAGGCCTTGCTGGAACTGCAGCCGAACAACAGCTGGAATCTGCTTTCCGCGATGCTGCAGCGGCGCAGCTACGGTATTGAAACCGCAACCGCGCAAATGCAGGTGATCGGCAAACGCCACTACGGCAAGAAGGCCACGCCGGCCGGCGGCGGTGGCGGAAAATCGCCGACGCGCGAATTGTTCGACACGCTGTTGCTGTGGAAGCCTTACATCGTGCTCGACGCCAACGGCAGGGCGCAGATCGACGTGCCGCTCAACGATTCGCTGACGGCGTTTCGCATCGTCGCGGTTGCCGAAAGCGGCGCCGGCCTGTTCGGCACCGGCTCGGCCAGCATCCGTTCGTCGCAGGATGTGCAGGTGATCTCCGGCCTGCCGCCGCTGGTGCGCGAAGGCGATCAGTTCAGCGCGATGGTCACGGTGCGCAACACCACGACGCGGGCGATGCAGATTCGCCTGAATGCGAAAGCGAGCAGCGCCACTCCGGCGGCCACGATTGCCCTGCCGGACAAGGATGTCGCCATTCCCGCCGGTGAAGCACGCGAAGTCGCGTGGCCGGTGGCGGTGCCTGCAGATGTTTCGCAACTGAGCTGGGAGATCGGCGCACAGGAACAATCGGCATCGCCGGCCAAAGACAGCATCAGGTTCGTGCAGCGCGTCTTGCCGGCGATACCGGTAACGGTGCAGCAGGCCACGCTGTTCCAGCTCGACAAGGCATCGTCGATGAGCGTGGCGCAGCCAGCCGACAGCCTGCCGGGACGCGGCGGCCTGAACATTTCGCTCAAGCCGTCTCTGGCCGGCGGCAGTGAAGGCATCCGCAAGTATTTCGCCGACTATCCGTTTGCCTGCCTCGAGCAAAGGACGTCGAAGGCGATCGGCCTGCGCGATGAGGCCTTGTGGCAAAAGATCGTCGCCGACTTGCCGACCTATCTGGATGCCGACGGCCTGGCGTATTACTTCCCGCCGAGCGAATCCAATGCGCGGCGCGGCAGCGACACGCTGACCGCGTATCTGCTGGCGGCGTCCAATGAAGTGGCCTACGTCTTGCCGGCGCAGAGTCGCGACAAGATGCTGGATGGTCTTGCCGCCTTCGTCGAAGGCAAGCTCACGCGCGATTTCTGGTCGCCGAAAAAGGATCTGGATGTACGCAAGCTGGCCGCGCTGGAGGCGCTGTCGCGCTACCATCGCGTGCAGCCGTCGATGCTCGGTTCGGTGCAGATCAATCCGAACCTGTGGCCGACGTCGGCGGTGCTGGACTGGATGGCGATCCTGCAGCGCGTGGCGACGATTCCCGAGCGCGACAAGCGCCTGGCCGAAGCCGATCAGATCATCCGTTCGCGCCTGAACTACCAGGGCACGCGCATGGGCTTCTCGGATGAGGCGGGCGACTATTGGTGGTGGCTGATGGCAAGCGGCGACAGCAACGCCAACCGGCTGGTGCTGACCATGCTGAACAATCCGGCGTGGCGCGAAGACATGCCCAAGCTGATCAGCGGCGCCATCCAGCGCCAGCAGCGCGGCCATTGGAACACCACCACGGCCAACGTCTGGGGCAGCCTGGCGCTGGAAAAATTCAGCCGCGCCTTTGAGGCGGAGAAGGTCACCGGCACGACGCGCGTGGTGTCTGACGCGGGTAGCAATGCGCATGCGTGGAGCGGTGCGGGCGCCGTCGGCGGCAAGTTGCAACTGCCGTGGGGTACGCCGCCGCCGGGCACGTTGAAGTTCTCGCAGGAAGGCAGCGGCAAGCCGTGGATCACGATGCAAAGCCTGGCAGCGGTGCCGTTGAAGACGCCGTTCTCGAGCGGCTACCGGATCACGAAAACAGTCGTCGCGGTCGAGCAGAAGCAGCAGGGCGTCTACAGCCGCGGCGATGTCTTGCGCGTGACGCTGGACGTCGATGCGCAGACCGACATGACCTGGGTGGTGCTGAGCGATCCGATTCCGGGCGGTGCTAGCCTGCTTGGTTCGGGACTGGCGCGCGATTCCGCGATCACGCGCAGCGGCGAGGACGACGGCCGCTCGCGCGGCAGTGCATGGCTGGCGTATGAAGAGCGCAGCTTTGAAGGCTATCGCGCGTATTACGAGCGCATGCCGAAGGGACGCTCGAGCATTTCCTATACGGTGCGCCTGAACAACGCCGGCGAGTTCAGTTTGCCGCCGACGCGTGTCGAGGCAATGTATGCGCCGGAAATGTTCGGTGAAATCCCGAACGCCAGGATGAGCATCAAGGCACAGTGA
- a CDS encoding LysR family transcriptional regulator, translated as MAMQSDEMRIFIAVVEAGSLSAAAEVLEQTTSGVSRALTRLEEKLGTSLLTRTTRRMDLTEEGQVFLEQAREIVAAMERAEESIRIRSQKPVGKLRVDASAPFMLHCIVPHVGAFREAYPDIELDLTTNDRFIDLVEQRTDIAIRIGELQDSTLHAKPLTSARLQLLASPEYLRRHGAPKTVKDLDKHQLIGFTQPEGLNNWPLQHEDGDRYQIRPAFRASSGETIRQLAIHGQGIACLSNFMSDADVAEGRLVRVLEKSHSAFRQQIHAVYYRNTRISRRISCFLDFLQCKL; from the coding sequence ATGGCCATGCAATCGGATGAAATGCGGATCTTTATCGCGGTGGTCGAGGCCGGCAGCCTGAGCGCCGCCGCCGAAGTGCTGGAGCAGACCACCTCAGGCGTGAGCCGGGCCCTGACGCGCCTGGAAGAAAAACTGGGCACCAGCCTGCTCACGCGCACCACGCGACGCATGGACCTGACGGAAGAGGGGCAAGTGTTTCTGGAGCAGGCGCGCGAGATCGTCGCCGCCATGGAACGCGCCGAAGAATCGATCCGCATCCGCAGCCAGAAACCGGTCGGCAAGCTGCGCGTGGATGCCTCGGCGCCGTTCATGCTGCACTGTATCGTGCCGCATGTGGGCGCCTTCCGCGAGGCCTATCCCGATATCGAACTGGACCTGACCACCAACGACCGCTTCATCGATCTGGTCGAGCAGCGCACCGACATCGCGATCCGCATCGGCGAGCTGCAGGATTCCACGCTGCACGCCAAGCCGCTGACCTCGGCCCGGCTGCAATTGCTGGCCAGCCCGGAGTACCTGCGGCGTCACGGTGCGCCGAAGACCGTCAAGGACCTCGACAAGCATCAACTGATCGGTTTCACGCAGCCGGAAGGGCTCAATAACTGGCCGTTGCAGCATGAAGACGGCGACCGCTACCAGATCCGGCCGGCGTTCCGCGCCTCCAGCGGCGAGACCATCCGGCAGCTTGCCATCCATGGGCAAGGCATCGCCTGTTTGTCCAATTTCATGTCGGACGCCGATGTCGCCGAAGGGCGGCTGGTGCGCGTGCTGGAAAAGTCGCACAGCGCGTTCCGCCAGCAGATCCATGCTGTGTACTACCGGAATACCCGGATCTCGCGACGTATCAGCTGCTTCCTCGATTTTTTGCAATGCAAACTGTAG